A part of Shewanella sp. Choline-02u-19 genomic DNA contains:
- a CDS encoding DUF494 family protein — protein sequence MFDILMYLFENYVHSEAEFLVDEDELTKELTRAGFHQSEIIKALTWLEGLAELQEAGTPYLCNHDQQSFRIYTKDEINKIDVESRGFLLFLEQIKVLSVETREMVIDRVMELDETTLNLDDLKWVILMVLFNAPGHELAYEQMEDLIFEQPDGRLHS from the coding sequence GTATCTATTTGAAAACTATGTGCATAGTGAAGCTGAGTTTTTAGTCGATGAAGACGAACTCACAAAAGAATTAACGCGTGCTGGCTTTCACCAGTCGGAGATAATTAAGGCTTTGACTTGGTTGGAAGGCCTAGCCGAGTTGCAAGAGGCGGGAACACCTTACCTTTGCAATCATGATCAACAATCTTTCCGTATTTATACCAAAGATGAGATAAATAAAATTGATGTGGAGAGCCGCGGCTTTCTGCTGTTTCTAGAGCAAATTAAAGTGCTCAGTGTCGAAACGCGTGAAATGGTTATCGATCGGGTGATGGAGCTCGACGAAACGACGTTAAATTTAGATGATCTAAAATGGGTTATCTTAATGGTGTTATTTAATGCGCCAGGCCATGAGTTGGCCTATGAACAGATGGAAGATCTCATCTTTGAGCAACCTGATGGTCGTCTACATTCATAA